The sequence below is a genomic window from Selenomonas ruminantium subsp. lactilytica TAM6421.
CTGGAAAAAAGTCTCTTTGCCGTGGATGAACTTACTGGTATCATACAGGCATACGCACTCATGCGCCCGGAAAAGATGGAGAGCATGGCTGTTAAATCGCTGAAAAAGAAGTATAAAGACAAGCGGTTCGCTGCCAAGTGTAACCGGGAAATCATTGATAAGGGCGTCGAAAAACTGGGAATGGAACTTAGTGAGGTTATGGGCCACTGCATTAAGGGCATGACTGAGCATAGCGATGAGATAGGACTGTAGTAGCAGGGGGAAGAGATAATGCGAAGTGTGAAACTGGGTTATGTCGGGGTATTACTCGGATTGCTGTTGCTTTGCTTCAGTACGGTGGCGATGGCGGCCTATGATCCTACAGAAAAGATTTTGTCCAGACTGCAGGGGGCGTGGTATGATTCTGCGGGCAATGTTGTCCTGAACTTTACAGGAGATACTGTTAATGGCTGCAAAATAGTAGGTGCTTACAATCCGGCAGGTGGAAGCTCTGATTTTAGCTGTCTTATCCGGATAATCGAAAACGGGGAATACCGTGATCTGCCGATTGTAGCTGAAAACTTAGGGCCTGATAATTATCATGCCCATGTTATCCTTAATGGAGATAACCGTGACGAAAATAAGGGTACGCTGCTTATGCGCACCACAACTGCTCAGTATCAGGAAACCGTTGGTGGCATAGGGATAGATATGCCGGAAAAAGAAGTCCTTGCCAAATACGGGCAGCCGGATGTTATTGGCATTGAGCGAGGCGTTCCTATTTGGAAATATCAAAGTTTGGGACTGGAACTATCCATGAGACATCAGCGGGTTTGGATTATCAAGATTCTTAGGAATGGCAATCGTCACTTCGACAGGACGGGGTTCAACTGCGCTAATGCGCCCTATGAATTTCGGGAGGCCTATAGCTTTAATCGTGTTCCGGCGGCTGGTACATTCGGAGCTTTTTGTGTAGGGCACGGCGAATATATGTGGTTTGATAATTATCCCAACAGCATAACGCTGTCTACATTCTGGAATTGACGAGTGGAATGTTAATAATTAACATCCTGCAATGGTTTGTAATGTCTTTTACTAGTAATGAATTGGTAATGATTTGTAATGCTCGGAGCGATTTTGGGGGCAGGCGTATAGCCTGTCCCCTTAGTTATGCCATGTTGCCCCTTTCTTTCATACTGCAATAATTTTTGTTGCCAATGATGATATGGTCTAAAATGGGGACGCTCATAATTTTGCCAGCTTTGCGCAGCCTTTCGGTAACGGCGATGTCTTCCCTGCTGGGGGTGGGGTCGCCGCTGGGGTGGTTATGGACAAGGATTATGGAAGCGCAGGGATATTTTATCGCCTCTGCAAAAACTTCTCTTGGATGTACGACTGAAGCGGAAAGGGAACCAATGGAAATGGTGGGGGTAGCTATTATCTTGTTCTTGGTGTCCAGCAAGGCAAGCATAAACTGTTCCTTGGTCTTGTGGAGCATGATGGGCATAAAGAAATCGGCAACATCTTCGGGGCCGTGAATAGTGGGGGTATCATTGGGGGATTCCTCCATAATACGGCGCACGACTTCCTTGATGACATAGATTTTAGATGCCTTCTTCGTGCCAACCCCCGTTATTGACAAGGGCGCGGTCAAGATATCCGAGATGTTTTTGCAGGCAAGATTTTCAGCGGGGATATTCAGCAGAGTAGAAAGCAGGGTGGCATTGGATTCGTGGGTTAAATCTCGATTCATGGTCAATTCCTCCATAATGGTACAGGGGGAGGCTGGTGGCCAGCCTCTTTCCCTGAATGATGGTCAGGCAGATTTCTTGGCTTTGGATTTTTTACTGCCCTTGTCGTCACTGGCTTCTTCCTTGCGAGCAGGCTTGGACAGGAAATGTACTTTTTCGGCGATGGCGTCTGTTACATAACAACGCTCGCCATCCTTTTCATAGCTTCGCCGTTGCAGTCTGCCTTCAATTTCGATGAGCTGACCTTTTACAAGGTGTGCGGCACAGTTTTCGGCCAGTTTTCCCCATACCGTGACAGGGATAAATTCGGTCTTGGGTTCCTCGCCTTCCTTGAAATAATCAGATTTTACGGCCAGATTGATGGTAATGACGTGATTGTCGTTGCTGGTTTTATAGAGTTTGATTTCCTGTGCTACGCGTCCGCTGAGTGATACAACGTTCATTTTGAATTCCTCCTAACAGATGTCAGTTGATAACGTTGCAGGCCTTTGATTACCTCCCTTTGCCGCCTGCCAGCTGGATTTTTTTGTTTTTGACGCCCATTATAAACGGGCGGAGCCGAGAAAGCGCAAGGGCGCGAAGCGGCAGAGCGAACCCTTGCACTTTTCTGGCGCAGCCCGTATAATGCGGCAGACAAAAACAAAATCTGTAATGATAAAGAAAAAGATGGCTGCCGCCATCTGATAATGTTTGTTATCCTGTTGCGGCAGGAATCTGCCGCAGTGTAATGGTTTGTAATGATTTGCAGAGGAATATCTGGAGGCTGTGTAGAAAATATGCAAAAAGCTGATGGGGCGATGTTAATTATTAACATGGGGAGGATGCTACTATGGCTAAGTACTACGATGGCTGCCCTCGGTGTGGCAGAAGAGACTTTGGTGAGATCCTGCACTGCAAGCGGTGCAATACGGATTTCTGTACGAAATGCCAGGGAAAGCGGAAGCTGACAGATGGCACGGAATATGCGTGCTGTCCACGGTGTGGCGCAGAAATTGACGATGACGATACGGTGGTCGTTGTTACCACAGAGAAGGAAAACGCCAAGAATAGGTAAAATGTAACTTTGTATCCTGTGTGTGCATAAACGATACTGAAACAGAGATAATTAAGCTGTTTTTGACAATAAGTGTTGACTTTATCTGCATAATGTATTATATTACCTATCAAATAAATATGTAATAAGCTATGGAGGTGCATCCTATGGGTCATCAGTTATGGAATCTTATCAATGAGCTGCAGTCAGAGAAATATGAGTGGGTGGATTTAAGCCATTCATTGAACAATGACAGTCCTTACTGGGCAGGGATACCTGAGGGGTCAGTAGAGCTGTCCAAGACCGTATTTGACTGGGGAAATCCTATGCTTGAATGTCTGATCCAGACATTCAAGTTTCCGGGGCAGTTTGGTACGCATATTGATTTTCCCGGTCACTTCGTCAAGGATGCGCCTCTATCGGAAAAATTCGGTGTTAAGCATATGCTTTACCCATTGGTCGTAATAGATATCAGAGATAAGGTGCACGAGGATGTGCATTACGCTGTTACGGTGGAGGATATCAAGGCATTTGAGGCAAAATATGGAGACATACCTGATGGGGCCTTTGTGGCGCTGAATGCCGGCTGGGCAAAGAACTGGCCTGACATGGATAAATTGTCAGGGATTGATGAGGATGGTAATGAAAATGCTCCCGGCTGGTCGCTGGAAGCACTGAAGTATATTTACGAGGTGCGCAATGCGGCGGCCAATGGCCATGAAACTTTGGATACGGATGCCAGCGCAGTAGCTGCCGCTGCTGGTGATTTGGTATGCGAACGTTATGTGCTCAGTAAGGGGAAGCTGCAGATTGAAGTATTGAATAATCTGGATAAGGTAGCACCAGTGGGAGCGTTGCTGTTTGCTGCCTGGCCTAATATTGAACAGGCTACGGGATTGCCTGTCCGTGTGCTGGCAATCACACCGAAAAAATGATTGGATAAACGAGAAAAAGAGTCTTGCTGGGCTAAACTGGCAAGGCTTTTTCATTGCACAAAAAAGACATAGATGCTTGAAGTGTCCTTGCTTGTGTGGTATGCTGTTGGAACTGTCGCTAAAATGCGGTACAATAACTAAGAAGATGTGGAGGAAAAGGGCTTGTTGAAATTTGACGGCAAGGAATATCCCACGAGATTGATTGCCTTGGATATACCTGATTACCGTGGAGAACAATTGCTAAGTGTAAATCAGCTGGATGTTGCCCTTATGACAAGGGGCGGCTGCTATGTATCGGAGGAAGCCCGGGCTATTGATGAAGAAGTGTTCTTCTATGTTCCGGACAAGATGATTGATGCTGAGGAGAATATTCTCATACAGTATGTGAAGGATATGGTTGCATAAGGCACTGCGTCGATGTTAATTATTAACATCCAGTAAAGGGATGGAAGGCCGGTAATCTGGTATTTCATCCGCACTGGTAAGTGGATATCGTTATATATAGAAAAAAACCGACACTCCGAGGGATGAAACCTTCGGAGTGTTTGCTGTATATATGACAAAAATGGTTGAAGGTCTAATGAATTCTTAAGAAAGAACTAAACAGATTCTAAGAAACAGGTGATAAAATTTATCAGTATTTATATGAAACTTAGAAAATAGCATTGCATATGCCGTGCAGCCAAGAATTATGGAGAAATGGAGTCAGATTAGTGGAAGCAGAATTAAATGAGGTACAGGAAGCGAAAAAAGAGCCAGTAGACAAGGGCTGGTACAGTTATTTTTTATGGGTGAATTGGTTGGTTACATACGCAACTCTTCGGCAAGATTCAATACAAATGCTTATTGCTAGTGTTGCCTACGCGTTGATAACCTTTTATGTGGCCTGTCGGAGCAAAAGCTTACAGTTTTGTCTGAAGATGCTCCCGGGAGTATTACTGAGCATGTTCCTAGCTTTAAAAGGTTTCGAGCTGATTGGGGGAGCGGCCTTTGGAATAGCACTCATTGCAGCATTGTACTCAAATAGGAAGCGGTTCAAGATGTATGGGAAATACAAGTCATTTATGGCATTTTATGGCGCTCTTGTGCTTATGTGGATTGGGTTCGTTGGAATTCCCTTCATCGCGCTGATGCTGGGCAACCTCGGTCAAAATGTAACTTATACAACACCACGCTGGGTGGATATAACCTGGAGTATACTGACATGCTTGGCTTTGTGGTGGCTGTTTCATAGGGAACAAACAAATGGCCGCAGATTTTGGGAAACAATGCGAATCTTGTATCTTTTTCCTATAGTATTTGCGATACTCCTAATCGATTGGGCTACACTGATACCAATAAAATTCATCTCCGGCAAGAGTGCTTTGGGGGATGATGAACATGATTATTTTGCATGGGAGAGCTAGAATATGAGTGAAAATAGCTAAAGCAGAAATAATATATATAGTCTCCTAAAAATACAATAATCATGACAACACTAAATAGAAGGATTTCAAATGGATGATAGAAACGAGAGCCCCTGGGGCGTTTTGATATTTTTTATTATTTTGCTTGTGGTGTTAGGGCGAGGGTACTTTGTGGAAGATG
It includes:
- the radC gene encoding RadC family protein: MNRDLTHESNATLLSTLLNIPAENLACKNISDILTAPLSITGVGTKKASKIYVIKEVVRRIMEESPNDTPTIHGPEDVADFFMPIMLHKTKEQFMLALLDTKNKIIATPTISIGSLSASVVHPREVFAEAIKYPCASIILVHNHPSGDPTPSREDIAVTERLRKAGKIMSVPILDHIIIGNKNYCSMKERGNMA
- a CDS encoding single-stranded DNA-binding protein: MNVVSLSGRVAQEIKLYKTSNDNHVITINLAVKSDYFKEGEEPKTEFIPVTVWGKLAENCAAHLVKGQLIEIEGRLQRRSYEKDGERCYVTDAIAEKVHFLSKPARKEEASDDKGSKKSKAKKSA
- a CDS encoding cyclase family protein encodes the protein MGHQLWNLINELQSEKYEWVDLSHSLNNDSPYWAGIPEGSVELSKTVFDWGNPMLECLIQTFKFPGQFGTHIDFPGHFVKDAPLSEKFGVKHMLYPLVVIDIRDKVHEDVHYAVTVEDIKAFEAKYGDIPDGAFVALNAGWAKNWPDMDKLSGIDEDGNENAPGWSLEALKYIYEVRNAAANGHETLDTDASAVAAAAGDLVCERYVLSKGKLQIEVLNNLDKVAPVGALLFAAWPNIEQATGLPVRVLAITPKK